The following proteins are co-located in the Neisseria sp. Marseille-Q6792 genome:
- the gap gene encoding type I glyceraldehyde-3-phosphate dehydrogenase — protein MGIKVAINGYGRIGRQVLRAIYDYKIQDQLQIVAVNASGSLETNAHLTKFDTVHGRFDADVSHDGSHLIINGDKIPYFSTRNPAELPWKELGVDLVMECTGAFTSKEKAKIHLESGAKKVLISAPGGDDIDATVVYGVNDGVLTDDMTVVSNASCTTNCLAPVAKVLSASVGIVKGAMTTIHALTNDQTVTDVRHKDLRRARSGIENMIPTKTGAAKAVGLVLPELKGKLDGLAIRVPTINVSLVDLSFQAERDTTAEEINALLKAASEEGELKGVLGYNTLPLVSMDFNHTTEASHFDATLTKVVDGNMVKVFAWYDNEWGFSCQMLNTARRMFGLEVRPLK, from the coding sequence ATGGGCATCAAAGTCGCCATCAACGGCTACGGACGCATCGGCCGCCAGGTTTTGCGCGCCATCTACGACTATAAAATCCAAGACCAGCTCCAAATCGTCGCCGTCAACGCCAGCGGCAGCCTTGAAACCAACGCCCACCTCACCAAATTCGACACCGTGCACGGCCGCTTTGACGCCGACGTATCCCATGACGGCAGCCACCTCATCATCAACGGCGACAAAATTCCCTACTTCTCCACCCGAAATCCTGCCGAACTGCCGTGGAAAGAACTCGGTGTCGATTTGGTCATGGAATGTACCGGCGCGTTTACCAGTAAAGAAAAAGCCAAAATACATCTGGAAAGCGGCGCGAAAAAAGTCCTCATTTCCGCACCGGGCGGCGATGATATCGATGCGACCGTCGTTTACGGCGTAAACGACGGCGTCCTGACCGACGACATGACCGTCGTTTCCAACGCCTCCTGCACCACCAACTGCCTCGCCCCCGTCGCCAAAGTATTGAGCGCAAGCGTCGGCATCGTCAAAGGCGCGATGACGACCATCCATGCCCTGACCAACGACCAGACCGTAACCGACGTACGCCACAAAGACCTCCGCCGGGCACGCAGCGGCATAGAGAACATGATCCCGACCAAAACCGGCGCGGCAAAAGCCGTCGGACTGGTACTGCCCGAATTGAAAGGCAAACTCGACGGGCTTGCCATCCGCGTACCGACCATCAACGTTTCCCTGGTCGATTTAAGCTTCCAGGCCGAACGCGACACGACAGCCGAAGAAATCAACGCACTGCTGAAAGCCGCCTCCGAAGAAGGCGAGCTCAAAGGTGTTTTGGGCTACAACACCCTGCCGCTTGTTTCCATGGACTTCAACCACACCACCGAAGCCAGCCACTTCGACGCCACACTGACCAAAGTCGTCGACGGCAACATGGTCAAAGTCTTCGCATGGTATGACAACGAATGGGGATTCAGCTGTCAAATGCTGAACACTGCACGCCGCATGTTCGGACTCGAAGTGCGCCCACTCAAATAA
- the aat gene encoding leucyl/phenylalanyl-tRNA--protein transferase, protein MGIPLLAPGDYAFPDPARALSEYEGLVGVSRDLDAGRLLEAYRNGVFPWFSRDGWFFWYAVGPRAVIVPERLHVPRSLAKTLRNGSYRVTVNGCFAEVVAHCAAAARPNQDGTWIAPEFQTAYLQLHEMGHAHSFECHYPDENGRTRLAGGFYGVQIGRVFYGESMFALQPDASKIAFACAVPFLTSLGVELIDCQQDTEHMRRFGSELLPFADFAERLRILNAVPLKEEIGRREVACKGL, encoded by the coding sequence ATGGGCATTCCGTTGCTTGCGCCCGGAGATTATGCATTCCCCGATCCTGCCCGTGCATTGTCGGAGTACGAAGGGCTGGTCGGTGTGAGCAGGGATTTGGATGCGGGGAGACTGCTTGAGGCGTATCGGAACGGCGTGTTTCCGTGGTTTTCTCGGGACGGGTGGTTTTTTTGGTATGCGGTCGGGCCGCGTGCGGTGATTGTTCCCGAACGTCTGCACGTTCCGCGCTCGCTGGCGAAAACGCTGCGCAACGGCAGCTATCGGGTTACGGTCAACGGCTGTTTTGCGGAAGTTGTCGCGCATTGTGCGGCAGCGGCGCGCCCGAATCAGGATGGGACTTGGATTGCGCCTGAGTTTCAGACGGCATACCTTCAGCTGCATGAAATGGGACACGCGCATTCTTTCGAGTGCCATTATCCCGATGAAAACGGTAGAACGAGGTTGGCGGGCGGGTTTTACGGCGTTCAGATCGGCAGGGTGTTTTACGGCGAATCGATGTTCGCATTGCAACCGGATGCGTCGAAAATCGCGTTTGCCTGCGCTGTGCCGTTTCTCACGTCTTTGGGTGTGGAACTAATAGACTGCCAGCAGGACACGGAACATATGCGCCGTTTCGGATCGGAATTGCTGCCGTTTGCGGATTTTGCCGAACGTCTGCGGATTTTGAACGCCGTGCCGTTGAAAGAGGAAATCGGGCGGCGCGAAGTGGCGTGCAAGGGGCTTTGA
- the fur gene encoding ferric iron uptake transcriptional regulator — protein MIVGKQAEIAYYSVYYFTGILNIMEKFSNIAQLKDSGLKVTGPRLKILDLFETHAEEHLSAEDVYRILLEEGVEIGVATIYRVLTQFEQAGILQRHHFETGKAVYELDKGDHHDHIVCVKCGEVTEFHNPEIEALQDKIAEENGYRIVDHALYMYGVCSGCQTKGKR, from the coding sequence GTGATAGTGGGCAAGCAGGCTGAAATTGCGTATTATAGCGTCTATTATTTTACAGGGATATTGAATATTATGGAAAAATTCAGCAACATTGCGCAACTGAAAGACAGTGGACTGAAAGTTACCGGTCCGCGTTTGAAGATTTTGGATTTGTTCGAGACTCATGCGGAAGAGCATTTGAGTGCCGAGGATGTGTACCGTATTTTGTTGGAAGAGGGTGTGGAAATCGGTGTGGCAACGATTTACCGCGTGCTGACCCAGTTTGAGCAGGCGGGTATTCTGCAACGCCATCATTTTGAAACGGGCAAGGCGGTTTATGAGTTGGACAAGGGCGACCACCATGACCATATCGTCTGTGTGAAATGCGGCGAGGTAACGGAATTCCACAATCCCGAAATCGAAGCCCTGCAAGACAAAATCGCGGAAGAAAACGGCTATCGCATTGTCGATCACGCGCTGTATATGTACGGTGTGTGCAGCGGTTGCCAGACTAAGGGCAAACGTTAA
- a CDS encoding outer membrane protein assembly factor BamE: MNKTLILVLSALFSLTACSVERVSLFPSYKLKIIQGNELEPRAVASLRAGMTKDQVLLLLGSPMLHNAFHTDRWDYTFNTSRNGIIKERSNLTVYFENGVLVRAEGDALQNAAEALRAKQNADKQ; the protein is encoded by the coding sequence GTGAACAAAACCCTCATACTCGTCCTTTCCGCCCTGTTCAGCCTGACCGCGTGCAGCGTCGAACGCGTTTCACTGTTCCCCTCGTACAAACTCAAAATCATACAGGGCAACGAACTCGAACCCCGCGCCGTCGCCTCCCTCCGCGCCGGCATGACCAAAGACCAAGTCCTGCTATTGCTCGGCAGCCCCATGTTGCACAACGCATTCCATACCGACCGCTGGGACTATACCTTCAACACCTCCCGCAACGGCATCATCAAAGAACGCAGCAATCTGACCGTCTATTTTGAAAACGGCGTGCTCGTCCGCGCCGAAGGCGACGCCCTCCAAAATGCCGCCGAAGCCCTCCGCGCGAAACAAAACGCAGACAAACAATAA
- the dapB gene encoding 4-hydroxy-tetrahydrodipicolinate reductase: MTPLKIAIAGVNGRMGRVLVEAVNNHPDTVLSGALEHSGSEALGLDAGYAVGLKTGIAISDDVDAVLAQSDVLIDFTRPEPTLKHLQKCVEKGVCIIIGTTGFDDAGKAAIRAAAEKTGIVFAANFSVGVNLTFHILDTVARVLNEGYDIEIIEGHHRHKVDAPSGTALRMGEVIAGALGRDLKQCAVYGREGHTGPRDPSTIGFATVRAGDIVGDHTALFATDGERVEITHKASSRMTFAAGAVRAAVWVNGKTGLYDMQDVLGLNNR; the protein is encoded by the coding sequence ATGACACCGCTCAAAATCGCCATCGCCGGCGTCAACGGCCGCATGGGGCGCGTATTGGTTGAAGCCGTCAACAACCATCCCGACACCGTCCTTTCCGGTGCGCTCGAACACTCAGGCTCAGAAGCCCTCGGGCTGGACGCAGGCTACGCCGTCGGACTCAAAACCGGCATCGCCATTTCAGACGACGTTGACGCCGTTCTCGCACAAAGCGACGTACTCATCGACTTTACCCGCCCCGAGCCGACCCTCAAACACCTGCAAAAATGCGTGGAAAAAGGTGTCTGCATCATCATCGGCACAACAGGCTTCGACGATGCGGGCAAAGCCGCCATCCGCGCTGCCGCCGAAAAAACAGGCATCGTTTTCGCCGCCAACTTCAGCGTCGGCGTCAACCTGACCTTCCACATCCTCGACACCGTCGCCCGCGTATTAAACGAAGGCTACGACATCGAAATCATCGAAGGCCACCACCGCCACAAAGTCGACGCACCCAGCGGCACTGCGTTACGCATGGGCGAAGTCATCGCCGGCGCGCTCGGTCGCGACCTCAAACAATGCGCCGTTTACGGCCGCGAAGGCCACACCGGTCCGCGCGATCCGTCCACTATCGGCTTTGCCACCGTCCGCGCAGGCGACATCGTCGGCGACCACACCGCCCTCTTCGCCACCGACGGCGAACGCGTGGAAATCACCCACAAAGCCAGCAGCCGCATGACCTTTGCTGCCGGTGCCGTCCGCGCCGCAGTTTGGGTCAACGGCAAAACGGGTTTGTACGATATGCAGGACGTACTCGGGCTGAACAACCGTTAA